The genomic stretch ATCTGTCCGGAAAGGCGGGGAGAGAGCATttccccagccccgctgcttTAAGGAGACCCCATCACTTCAGAAGCACAGAGGACTGCTCTGCACATTGCACACTGCCCGCCGACGGTAGATGAGAAGCCATTCTTTCCACAAACAGGCAAGTacatttttaagagcttttgGTACAGAAAAGGGGTGGAGCAAACTGCCTGTTAAGTGTCCTTGTTGtagtttttgcctttttaaagtcTCCCAAGGGAATGAGTCCCCTAAGTACTACTCAAATGATCCCACATTAAGCACACAagactttttcccttctgcagctccATTGGGTACATCACACCATCCTTTGTGATGTGACAGTCTTCCTACTTTCTGGAAGAATCGGACTAAGTCAATCCCTTTTTTCAGATCCCTGTGGGACATTAGGGAGAGGGAAGATAACCCCCCCATCTGCTCATCTGAACTGTAAACAGGGATCAGCGTCTCTTCTCTAACAAGACTTGATGAAGTAGGGTGCAGAAGAGGGGAAAGATCTACCCACTTCTCAGTAAGTACAGGaagttttttcatttgtagcTCAAAGTTTTTCTCCATCATGTCTTACGTATGCCAACGGAACCAAGAAGCAAAACTGGAACTTTGCAGTAAAAACAAAGCTGCAACAGGAAAGCAACAGTGATTTTGTTTCTGCCTCTCAAACACCCAGCTCTCCTCTGCGGGGGAtacaggcagagcagcagggcatACCCAAGTAGTTGTGCTGgatgatttttttgtattttgggggATATTTGCCATAGAACAAAAGCTCTCctacttccccccaccccaacccacAATTCACATCTCAGCACTTTCACTTCCTTGCAGTAAGGCTTTGACAAAATCACTTTTTCTAGTGCTCTATTTCGAAACAATGCTAAATCATTCCTGTCCGCCAGGCAACAAGATGCACGGGGAAAACACTGAAGCAAGAAATTGctcaagcttttttctttttaaacttacatcaggacaagatgttaaagCATTTAGGACCCTCATAGGTCCTAGGTTAAGGAGCAATGTCTAGTTTAGTAATGAAAATTATGTTATGTACTGGTACACACAACAAACTATCTTAGTTGAAAGAAGAGTAACAGACTCCAGTGCTGCAGATCAGTATCCTCCAAAACTGCTAGCTGTGTTCTCAGTCCGCATGATATCTGGGAGTTCACCAGCAAAGGGGAATGAGTCTAAACAAGCCTTATTAGCAAGCCAGGGCTCGTATCCCTACCTCTCCAAACACTTCCCTATAAAGAATCCTGTGAAAGTTGTGTCCTTGTACTAATGTAGGCTTTTTTGTGTTATTATCGATTTTGAAAAGTTCTTAATTATTAAAGCAACGTATTTTGTTGCAACCTTCTGCTTGTACTTCAAGTAATTTTGCTTAACTTAACTTGTCTTGCCTCTTTCCTAAAGCACAAGTACACTTTGCTTTGGTTCAAAAATTCATCCAGCCACAgcagaatgtttaaaaaagtcACCAAATCCATAGCAAATCAAATGGATCCAACAGGAGACCTGGTCCCGGTTCACAGCATCTTAGACCATGAACATTTCAGACCCCTCTGTctagtgaaaagaaaaagaaaagccatatTCCACCCATCTCCCTGCTACAGACAGACATGGTACACACTCGACGAcgtgctgctgcctggagaaGACAATAGAAGCACAGGTAAAGCCCACATTTATCAATCTTAAGTTCAAAATTTCCATACACAAAGCATTTGTATCATTTGTGGCTGAACTCTACCATGTTCCATCTTTCTTGTGTGTGCAACAGTTAAAAACATTGAGCCTGTGCAATCAAGCTTAAGCTAATGcatcaaattatttcagagtcCCTCTTTCCCAAGGGAGACAGTCAAGATTCAAGGCAATTTACAGTCAAAAAAAGTATCAGTGACAGAGTTGATGGGAATCTAAGCCTTCGTGTCGACTCTGCAAGTGTAGAGCTGAAAGGAGTTGCCTCCTTGTCCAAAGAGTGGTCCATCAAGCTGGAGAAGAACCACATATCAATACCAAAACTCGaggcactgaaaacagaaaggtaaGGCAGACGCGAAGGGAGAACATGCCCTCAGGTCGTCCTCCTCTACCCCATGCTAGGTCAATGGTTCTTCAACAGCCAAAACCAAAGATTAAGACCGGAGAGCATGCCATTGTCCCTAACTAGCATACTTCTGGAGGACAGGAAAGAGGTGATAAAGATGCCTTACACAGCTTTGTGATGCTTATAGATTTCTTTGTAATTCAGAAAGTAGGAACACCTCAACGTGGATTCAAGCCATCTTTTCTTGGGGTTTGTACCTGCAAAGGAGCATATAGGTCAGGACAGATCACCTGTATGACCTGCCAGGCCACAGCCTCCCTACCCCAGTCCCTCTCAGATGTAGAAGGGGAACGCATTGAGGACAGCAAGAATTGTAGCCCATTTTCTGCCACCTTTTCCCACAGAAACCCCTGACATTGTGATATTTACATGTACTCATGTAATGTGAAAAAAGATGCAAGCGTAAGGCTTCTGGCTCTGAGCAGACTACAGTACTTTTGTTGTAACTCACAGAAAAACAGCCAGCATATTgcatcctttttctcttttagaaaaatgaatgcGAATCACTCCTTTATTCaacaactacagaaaaaaacccaaaatttaTATGTGGTTCATGAAACGTTAGAAACCTCAGAGGAGACCAGCTACGAGGAAACCATTAAGGCAGAGGGGAGCTTCGTGACCCAGCTTTACGCCAAGTTTTGTGCAAAGGTTTGATTTCTCTTCAGGCTCAGGAGTCAGTCCTTCCCAAACATCTGCACACTATCCAGGCCTAGTGtcgtttaaccccagccagcaactaagcaccacacagccgcacgctcacttcccccccacccagtgggatgggggagaaaatcggggaaaaaagtaaaactcatgggttgagataaagacagcttaataggacagaaaggaattaagaaaaaaatacaataatagaagaattggaatatacaaaacaagtgatgcacaatgcagttgctcaccacttgccgaccaGTTAGCTCCTGAGCAGCACTCTGCCCCCCCCAGActaactccccccagtttatacactgggcatgacatcacatggtatggaatatccctttggccagtttgtgtcagctgtcctggctgtgtcccttcccaacttcttgtgcccctccagccttcttgctggctgggcatgagaggctgaaaaatccttgacttggtataaacactacttagcaataactgaaaacgtcagtgtgttatcagcattattctcatactaaatccaaaatataacactgtatcagctactagaaagaaaattaactctatcccagccaaaaccaggacacctagtaacagatatttttttttcattgaccAGGGCACCCGAGAGAACAGACAAGGCATAACTATACCCAAGGGCTGCACCTTGGCATTCAGGGCAATCCAGCTGACCATTACAGATGGATCATGGGGTAAGTAACTTTCAGAAACTACCAACTCCTCTGTTCAGGAAACAAcggacagaagaggaaaaaacattttctgaagtatCATTCAGCCTCACGGCCACCCTTAGTTCATTTGCAAGGACATGAACACATGCAATGTGAGTGACAGAAATTACCTGGGAAAAGGCCATACATAGTATGTAAGTTAAAAGAGCTACTCAGGAAAGAGATGCCATT from Buteo buteo chromosome 9, bButBut1.hap1.1, whole genome shotgun sequence encodes the following:
- the GSDMA gene encoding gasdermin-A; translated protein: MFKKVTKSIANQMDPTGDLVPVHSILDHEHFRPLCLVKRKRKAIFHPSPCYRQTWYTLDDVLLPGEDNRSTESLFPKGDSQDSRQFTVKKSISDRVDGNLSLRVDSASVELKGVASLSKEWSIKLEKNHISIPKLEALKTERKMNANHSFIQQLQKKTQNLYVVHETLETSEETSYEETIKAEGSFVTQLYAKFCAKGTRENRQGITIPKGCTLAFRAIQLTITDGSWDLQYFPESSNMFVSDGSSQGKLHRLQVEVKDTCQIFSNLSSDLFVVFLKAIKAVMRDRNLFEELTHKMEAVLDETGSCELKTESPDLKDLLSCLQDSSRYLLLKLAEAITYTLDALDELTEDQLLLLLESLEEKIASQQLKLVESILEHDIEDREEHFSVDASLLSFSQEREQKLTIAMVEMSGVKLQKDGSGVCTKAFSAIAALYVSLYVLNLLSNSD